A stretch of the Candidatus Tumulicola sp. genome encodes the following:
- a CDS encoding UGSC family (seleno)protein, with the protein MSALLDPTGEREPVARPRAPRLSGVSGKTLGLLDISKPRGDVFLDRLSELLVARGARIERFRKPTFTKPAPLDLRQQIHAKCEAVIEALADUGSCSSCSVHDIVGLESWGIPSVMVSSIAFKGAADSQARALGADPARVFVAHPIQDRTDEEMRALAQDALDEIVSALVQVA; encoded by the coding sequence ATGAGCGCTTTGCTGGACCCAACCGGGGAAAGAGAACCCGTAGCGCGACCGCGCGCGCCGCGACTGAGCGGCGTGAGCGGCAAGACGCTCGGGCTGCTCGATATCTCGAAACCGCGCGGCGATGTTTTTCTCGACCGGCTCAGCGAGTTGCTGGTGGCACGCGGCGCACGCATCGAGCGCTTCCGCAAGCCCACGTTCACCAAGCCCGCGCCGTTGGATCTCAGGCAGCAGATCCACGCCAAGTGCGAGGCCGTCATCGAAGCGCTGGCCGACTGAGGCTCGTGCTCGTCGTGCAGTGTGCACGACATCGTGGGACTGGAGAGCTGGGGCATCCCATCCGTGATGGTGTCCTCGATCGCGTTCAAGGGCGCTGCCGACAGCCAAGCGCGCGCGCTCGGCGCGGATCCTGCACGCGTATTCGTGGCGCACCCGATCCAAGACCGCACCGATGAGGAAATGCGCGCCCTTGCACAGGACGCGCTCGACGAAATTGTGAGCGCGTTGGTGCAGGTCGCCTAA
- the xerA gene encoding site-specific tyrosine recombinase/integron integrase: protein MPKRGPDEKPKPLINAYTGRPDGRCRDSTPADPLVMEFVQEVASSRRSPRTTREYARDVEVFGAFLQGRDPAAADGRPYRGPFTQLFQKATVSSVRRFIMHLGTLRYKEAAIRRKLAVLRRFFAYLKREGYRSENPAADVQNIRLPKRLPKAIPVEDVMRLIGTRPEAGQPELRWRRDIAILELLYASGMRRAELVGISVSDVDFTDRTIRVIGKGNKQRIVFFNHATSDALQAYLRVRPRCREGALFVSRQGRRLSYPQVGHIFAAYVKLSGLEGKVTPHTMRHSVATHLHKSGVDLMTIKDFLGHESIQTTQIYAEMTQDHVRKSYEEHHPRDRADNQGIVLRRRGVRK from the coding sequence GTGCCGAAACGAGGTCCGGACGAGAAGCCGAAACCGTTGATCAACGCCTACACGGGAAGGCCTGATGGCCGATGCCGCGATTCAACGCCGGCCGATCCGCTGGTCATGGAATTCGTGCAGGAAGTGGCCAGCTCGAGGCGCAGCCCGCGAACCACGCGTGAATACGCGCGTGACGTAGAGGTGTTCGGCGCCTTCCTACAAGGGCGCGACCCGGCGGCTGCCGACGGCCGGCCATATAGGGGCCCGTTTACACAGCTGTTCCAGAAGGCGACCGTTTCATCCGTGCGGAGATTCATCATGCATCTCGGCACGCTGCGGTATAAGGAGGCCGCCATCCGGCGGAAGCTGGCGGTGTTGCGCCGCTTCTTCGCCTACCTGAAACGCGAGGGATATCGGAGCGAGAACCCTGCCGCCGACGTCCAAAACATTCGCTTGCCGAAGCGGCTGCCGAAGGCGATCCCGGTCGAAGATGTCATGAGGTTGATCGGCACGCGCCCGGAGGCCGGCCAACCCGAACTGCGTTGGAGGCGAGACATCGCGATTCTGGAGCTTCTCTATGCCAGCGGCATGCGGCGCGCAGAACTCGTCGGAATCAGCGTCAGCGACGTCGACTTTACGGACCGCACCATCCGCGTGATTGGTAAGGGCAATAAGCAGCGAATCGTGTTCTTCAATCATGCCACTTCGGACGCACTGCAAGCATACCTGAGAGTTCGACCTCGCTGCCGGGAGGGGGCACTTTTCGTGAGTCGGCAGGGCCGCCGGCTAAGCTACCCGCAAGTCGGCCACATTTTCGCGGCTTACGTAAAACTGAGCGGTCTTGAGGGAAAGGTCACGCCGCATACCATGCGCCACTCCGTAGCGACCCATCTCCATAAGAGCGGAGTCGATCTGATGACGATCAAGGATTTCTTGGGCCACGAAAGCATCCAAACCACGCAGATCTACGCCGAGATGACTCAGGATCACGTTCGCAAGAGCTACGAAGAGCATCACCCACGCGACCGCGCCGACAACCAAGGTATCGTGCTGCGAAGACGCGGCGTGCGCAAATGA
- a CDS encoding trypsin-like peptidase domain-containing protein, translating to MSAMIDTGGILNRDLAEVADRLRRSTVQVMAPRSGGGSGVIWRADGVIVTNAHVVARGGRARVELSDGRTFEARVTASDARRDIAALEVNATGLRPAEIRDSSTLRVGELALAAGNPLGLVGAITAGIIHDTGNARGAGRWIQADLRIAPGNSGGPLADAAGRVVGINSMIYGGLAVAVPSAAIEHFLRGGDARAQLGLTTGPVAVRLRGDRPTLGLMIFEVARGGAAEEGGALPGDVVVGIAGKPIDAPDSVQAAVGEAQPGDVVALDILRAGSTVQHTFRLRAESEGAAAA from the coding sequence ATGAGCGCGATGATCGACACCGGCGGAATCTTAAACCGCGACCTGGCCGAAGTCGCCGATCGGCTGCGCCGTAGCACCGTCCAGGTGATGGCGCCGCGCTCGGGCGGCGGATCCGGCGTGATTTGGCGCGCCGACGGCGTGATCGTCACGAACGCCCACGTCGTGGCTCGCGGCGGCCGCGCGCGCGTCGAGCTTTCCGATGGCCGGACGTTTGAGGCACGCGTGACCGCTTCAGACGCTCGGCGCGATATCGCCGCTCTCGAGGTGAACGCGACCGGCTTGCGACCGGCCGAGATCCGGGACTCCTCGACGCTGCGGGTGGGAGAGCTCGCGTTAGCTGCCGGCAATCCGCTCGGTCTCGTCGGCGCGATCACGGCCGGGATCATTCACGACACGGGCAACGCTCGCGGGGCCGGACGCTGGATTCAGGCGGACCTGCGCATCGCGCCCGGCAACTCCGGCGGCCCGCTGGCGGACGCCGCAGGGCGCGTGGTGGGCATCAACAGCATGATCTACGGCGGACTCGCCGTCGCGGTGCCGAGCGCGGCGATCGAACATTTTCTGCGCGGCGGCGACGCGCGCGCGCAGCTCGGCCTGACGACCGGCCCCGTGGCTGTTCGGTTGCGCGGCGATCGGCCGACCCTTGGCCTGATGATCTTTGAAGTCGCTCGCGGAGGCGCGGCAGAAGAAGGGGGAGCGCTTCCGGGTGACGTCGTCGTCGGCATCGCGGGCAAGCCGATCGATGCGCCGGATTCGGTCCAAGCGGCCGTGGGCGAGGCGCAACCGGGCGACGTTGTAGCCCTTGACATCTTACGTGCCGGCTCGACCGTGCAACACACGTTTCGTTTGCGGGCCGAGTCCGAGGGGGCCGCAGCAGCGTGA
- a CDS encoding prepilin-type N-terminal cleavage/methylation domain-containing protein — protein sequence MNRTSSRRNKYSRAFSLAELLTVIVIFGLLSTLGTLVIAPLMSQPNRQQAKVDTIQAATRTMYRIERDLRMTSPSAVYACTYPAPSTCTSPSVMTSTAVLVIATPRVNGNGQPKWDPTNGQPVWQGFNVYWLAADPNDATKTNLMFKYTTATIQPGTFTGADNSSVNTAISATDAELLATGVTDLQTYMDSTNSIVGFKFKAQATDGGHTNETTLQSNVNTRN from the coding sequence TTGAATCGTACATCGTCTCGCAGAAATAAGTATTCGCGCGCGTTCAGCCTCGCTGAGCTGCTGACGGTTATTGTTATTTTCGGCCTGCTCAGCACGCTGGGCACGCTGGTCATCGCGCCGCTCATGTCGCAGCCGAACCGCCAGCAGGCGAAGGTCGACACGATCCAGGCAGCGACCCGCACGATGTACAGGATCGAGCGCGACCTGCGCATGACGTCACCCTCCGCGGTGTACGCGTGCACGTATCCGGCACCTTCGACCTGCACTTCGCCCAGCGTGATGACGTCGACGGCCGTCCTGGTGATCGCGACGCCTCGAGTGAATGGCAACGGCCAGCCGAAGTGGGACCCGACGAACGGGCAGCCCGTCTGGCAAGGCTTCAATGTGTACTGGCTTGCTGCGGATCCCAACGACGCGACGAAAACGAATTTGATGTTCAAGTATACCACCGCAACCATCCAGCCAGGCACGTTCACGGGCGCCGACAACAGCTCGGTGAATACCGCGATCAGCGCCACCGACGCGGAGCTGCTCGCAACCGGCGTGACCGATCTCCAGACCTATATGGACTCGACCAACAGCATCGTGGGGTTCAAGTTCAAGGCGCAAGCCACGGACGGCGGGCACACGAATGAAACGACCCTTCAGAGCAACGTCAACACCCGCAACTAA
- a CDS encoding helix-turn-helix domain-containing protein, translating into MTYTTKLACPIQRTVAMIADKWKVIIICNLGEKTMRFGELQRALEGVTPKVLTRQLRDLEADGLVTRTVHPEVPPRVEYALTKLGEGLLPILGKLHDWATEHSSVLLGRRESSSIPAA; encoded by the coding sequence ATGACCTACACGACCAAGCTTGCCTGCCCGATCCAGCGCACCGTGGCGATGATCGCGGACAAGTGGAAAGTCATCATCATCTGCAACCTCGGTGAGAAGACCATGCGCTTCGGTGAACTGCAGCGCGCGCTGGAAGGCGTGACGCCGAAGGTGCTGACAAGGCAGTTGCGCGACCTCGAAGCCGACGGCTTGGTCACTCGCACCGTGCATCCGGAGGTGCCGCCGCGCGTCGAATACGCGCTGACCAAGCTCGGCGAAGGACTGCTGCCAATCCTCGGCAAGCTGCACGATTGGGCCACGGAGCATTCATCGGTGTTGCTCGGACGGCGCGAGTCCAGCTCGATCCCGGCGGCCTAG
- a CDS encoding response regulator transcription factor yields the protein MTRVAIASDSSVIQRSLRELIAANPALELVERRPDVPDRRNGGDRLPAEVVLLDGDLEAIEHHVQRAKDGAGDRRGAPWVIVLADHPVPGTAAQALRAGARGVLPRDAGAAEVSAAIEAVAAGLIVVHPDAAATLVPASSSAVLEAPGQALTPREIDVLRMLAEGLGNKTIATRLGISEHTVKFHVGSIFVKLGAASRTEAVARGARQGLIML from the coding sequence GTGACGCGCGTAGCCATCGCTTCCGACTCAAGCGTGATTCAGCGGAGCTTGCGCGAGCTGATCGCCGCCAACCCGGCGCTTGAGCTCGTCGAGCGGCGGCCGGATGTGCCTGACCGCCGCAACGGCGGCGATCGGTTGCCCGCCGAGGTGGTGCTGCTCGACGGCGATCTCGAGGCGATCGAGCACCACGTGCAGCGCGCCAAAGATGGCGCGGGAGACCGCCGCGGAGCGCCGTGGGTCATTGTGCTTGCCGATCATCCGGTGCCCGGCACCGCGGCGCAGGCGCTGCGCGCAGGAGCGCGCGGCGTCTTGCCCCGTGATGCGGGTGCGGCGGAGGTCAGCGCGGCCATCGAAGCGGTCGCCGCGGGTCTTATCGTCGTGCACCCCGACGCTGCCGCCACGCTCGTCCCTGCGAGCAGTTCAGCCGTCCTAGAGGCGCCCGGTCAAGCGCTCACACCGCGCGAAATCGACGTGCTCCGGATGCTCGCCGAAGGGCTCGGCAACAAGACGATCGCCACGCGCCTGGGCATCTCGGAGCATACCGTGAAATTCCACGTCGGCTCGATCTTCGTCAAACTTGGCGCCGCCAGCCGAACCGAAGCCGTGGCGCGCGGAGCCCGCCAAGGGCTCATCATGCTCTAG
- a CDS encoding alpha-2-macroglobulin family protein: RVRNNFQQLAYYDASLLTDASGHGRATFKLPDDLTTWRVMVVAVAATDAGAAQNFRFGSGEATFRTSKPFLINPILPQFARPGDVFMGGLTVTNSAGLTGTLNISGALAGGISFLEGGKRDAKHEFAAPLASGTQGYRFPMTATGLGLASVQFTARAGTVGDAFQVPFELRVLPITEQAVESGTTKDRVSIPINVASNVVNEAGGLDVSIASTLLPEVSAPAHRVLREDSDLLEMLEPATTRLLIAANVKMLDDRFGAKGAQARGVSTAVEEAAAALAALQKLQRADGGFSYWPGARESDPYTSSYAAEALGRAQAAGIKVADPLVAGLTRYLQDVLAHPEQHEQYCDALCVADLRLRALSGLSGLGENRPDFLDSIYQMRDKVDLAAQFRLARLLTQASGHSGQASQMWAKLQEKIYETGRLAIVNVPQGWWWMDSTTTVQSEALRLAVARQIKPEIVDRLLQSLLALRRNGTWRCPYDDGQALTALVDYMRAESTPPNFSASVILAAQSLASVRFEGYENPSRDISLPMQDLPRGRADLVLSKSGTGTLHYFVAYRYLLAGSQPGILNGLRVTRVLRPANQNAVIRRFGIARNDTPLELGVGRVFDIGLEVIADHRVDHVIISDPLPAGFEAVDQSFMTSSSYYQAQSDSWSIDYQTIYRDRVVAYADRLEPGVYSFHYLVRSVTPGTYAWPGAQGYLQFAPEEFGRSASGTVKIKG; encoded by the coding sequence TCCGCGTTCGGAACAATTTCCAACAACTCGCCTACTACGACGCGAGTCTGCTGACCGACGCGAGCGGTCACGGGCGCGCGACGTTCAAGCTGCCCGACGACCTGACCACATGGCGCGTGATGGTGGTCGCCGTGGCAGCCACAGACGCTGGCGCTGCGCAGAATTTCCGCTTCGGGTCCGGCGAAGCCACCTTCAGGACGAGCAAGCCGTTCCTCATCAATCCGATCCTGCCGCAGTTCGCGAGGCCCGGCGACGTGTTCATGGGCGGGCTCACCGTCACCAATAGCGCGGGCCTTACCGGCACGTTGAACATCAGCGGCGCGCTCGCCGGCGGCATCAGCTTCCTCGAGGGCGGCAAGCGCGATGCGAAGCACGAATTCGCGGCGCCGCTGGCGTCCGGTACCCAGGGCTATCGGTTCCCGATGACCGCAACCGGGCTCGGGCTTGCTTCGGTGCAGTTCACGGCACGCGCCGGGACCGTTGGCGATGCTTTTCAGGTCCCATTCGAATTGCGCGTGTTGCCGATCACGGAGCAAGCCGTGGAGTCGGGAACGACCAAAGACCGCGTGAGCATCCCGATCAATGTGGCGAGCAACGTGGTCAACGAAGCGGGGGGTCTGGACGTCTCGATCGCCAGCACGCTCCTGCCTGAGGTCAGCGCGCCCGCGCACCGGGTGCTGCGCGAAGACAGCGACTTGCTCGAGATGCTTGAACCAGCGACGACGCGTCTTTTGATCGCGGCCAACGTGAAGATGCTCGATGACCGTTTCGGCGCCAAAGGCGCGCAGGCGCGCGGCGTCTCGACGGCGGTAGAAGAAGCGGCGGCGGCGCTGGCGGCCCTGCAGAAGCTGCAGCGAGCGGACGGGGGCTTCAGCTATTGGCCGGGCGCCAGGGAGTCGGATCCCTATACCAGCTCGTACGCGGCGGAGGCGCTTGGGCGCGCGCAAGCGGCAGGCATCAAGGTGGCCGATCCGCTGGTTGCCGGGCTGACGCGTTACCTGCAAGACGTGCTGGCGCATCCGGAACAGCACGAACAATATTGCGACGCACTGTGCGTCGCCGATCTGCGCCTGCGCGCGCTAAGCGGGCTCTCGGGCTTGGGCGAGAATCGACCCGACTTCCTTGATAGCATCTATCAGATGCGCGACAAGGTCGATTTAGCGGCGCAATTCCGGCTGGCGCGGTTGTTAACGCAGGCGTCCGGCCACAGCGGCCAGGCCAGCCAGATGTGGGCGAAACTGCAGGAGAAGATCTACGAGACGGGGCGGCTCGCCATCGTGAACGTGCCGCAGGGCTGGTGGTGGATGGATTCCACGACCACGGTGCAGTCGGAGGCGCTGCGATTGGCGGTCGCCCGGCAGATCAAGCCCGAGATCGTCGATCGCTTGCTGCAGAGCTTGCTGGCGCTGCGGCGCAACGGGACCTGGCGCTGTCCGTACGATGACGGGCAGGCGCTCACCGCGCTCGTGGATTACATGCGCGCCGAATCCACCCCGCCCAACTTCTCGGCGAGTGTGATCCTGGCGGCGCAATCGCTTGCCAGCGTTCGCTTCGAAGGCTACGAGAACCCGAGCCGCGACATCTCGCTGCCGATGCAAGACCTGCCGCGCGGCCGCGCCGACCTCGTGCTCTCGAAGTCAGGCACAGGCACGCTGCACTATTTCGTCGCCTACCGCTACTTGCTGGCCGGAAGTCAGCCCGGAATCCTCAATGGGCTGAGGGTCACGCGGGTGCTGCGGCCTGCGAACCAAAATGCGGTCATCAGGCGCTTTGGCATCGCGCGGAACGATACGCCCTTGGAGCTGGGGGTGGGCCGCGTTTTCGACATCGGCCTGGAGGTCATCGCCGACCACCGCGTGGACCACGTGATCATCTCGGACCCGCTGCCGGCCGGCTTCGAGGCTGTGGATCAGTCGTTTATGACCTCCAGCAGCTACTATCAGGCGCAAAGCGACAGCTGGAGCATCGATTACCAGACGATTTACCGCGATCGCGTGGTGGCCTACGCGGATCGTCTCGAGCCCGGCGTGTACAGTTTCCACTACCTGGTCCGGTCAGTCACCCCGGGGACCTATGCGTGGCCGGGCGCGCAGGGGTACCTGCAATTCGCCCCCGAAGAGTTCGGCCGCTCGGCCTCCGGAACGGTCAAGATTAAGGGTTGA
- a CDS encoding trypsin-like peptidase domain-containing protein produces the protein MTQNISAGGSLLALSNDLADAVDRAGRFTVAVHARHRSPSSGVHWRQGVIVTADHTIRQEDDISVTFPDGRSVAATLAGRDSDTDLAVLKVEAGGVPVAQFAGAEELKVGHLVIAVARAGDDGLRASSGVASAVGGAWRTWRGGHVEQFIALDLNLYPGFSGGPLIDSSGGVIGINTSALSRRFDLTLPVATVNRVIDQLLTRGRIARGYLGIGMQPVRLSDALRRAAGVNGDGGAIVVAVEPEGPAERGGIFVGDIIVALDGTPIEDTDDVLTQLGSDRVGKALRLRLVRGGAATEVSVTVGERPQE, from the coding sequence ATGACTCAAAATATCTCGGCCGGCGGCTCGCTGCTGGCTCTTTCCAACGACCTCGCCGACGCCGTCGACCGCGCGGGTCGCTTCACTGTTGCCGTGCACGCGCGCCATCGTTCGCCCTCCAGCGGCGTCCACTGGCGTCAGGGCGTCATCGTTACGGCCGACCACACCATTCGCCAGGAAGACGACATCTCGGTCACGTTTCCGGATGGGCGTTCGGTCGCTGCCACGCTGGCTGGGCGCGACTCGGACACCGACCTGGCCGTGCTCAAGGTGGAAGCGGGCGGCGTGCCCGTTGCGCAGTTCGCCGGCGCCGAGGAGCTCAAGGTCGGACATCTCGTCATCGCCGTCGCCCGCGCCGGCGACGACGGTTTGCGCGCGAGCAGCGGCGTGGCAAGCGCCGTCGGCGGAGCATGGCGGACGTGGCGCGGCGGACATGTCGAGCAGTTCATCGCGCTCGACCTCAACCTGTATCCAGGTTTTTCCGGCGGCCCGCTGATCGACTCGAGCGGCGGCGTGATCGGGATCAACACCTCGGCGCTCTCGCGCCGCTTCGATCTCACGCTCCCAGTGGCGACCGTGAATCGAGTCATCGATCAATTGCTGACGCGTGGGCGCATCGCGCGCGGCTACCTCGGCATCGGCATGCAGCCCGTGCGTCTATCGGATGCGCTGCGGCGCGCGGCGGGCGTCAACGGCGACGGCGGCGCGATCGTGGTGGCGGTCGAGCCGGAGGGCCCGGCCGAACGCGGTGGCATTTTCGTGGGCGACATCATCGTCGCGCTCGACGGCACGCCGATCGAAGACACGGACGACGTGCTGACGCAGCTCGGATCCGACCGCGTCGGCAAGGCCCTACGTCTAAGGCTGGTGCGCGGCGGGGCTGCCACCGAGGTCAGCGTGACGGTCGGCGAGCGACCGCAAGAATGA
- a CDS encoding DUF5069 domain-containing protein, whose protein sequence is MDLTKTFPRSAKAKFAGLNMLGRTTDKARAFNAGTLGEYHYNCGMDQKAFALLGIDHETYAKKVAELKDDAAIERWVKDAFLKGRSGTQIDAYNKTIEELHPEAGSEGEKYFLELRDTVAPGRTDVTTWPDLLDLDEHRQVPIKTAA, encoded by the coding sequence ATGGACCTCACCAAGACCTTCCCGCGCAGCGCGAAGGCGAAATTCGCCGGTCTGAACATGCTCGGCCGGACGACCGACAAAGCTCGAGCCTTCAACGCGGGGACTTTGGGCGAGTACCACTACAACTGCGGCATGGACCAAAAAGCCTTCGCCCTTTTGGGCATCGACCACGAGACCTACGCCAAGAAGGTCGCCGAGCTCAAGGACGACGCCGCGATCGAGCGCTGGGTCAAAGACGCTTTCCTGAAGGGCAGGAGCGGCACCCAGATCGATGCCTACAACAAGACTATCGAAGAGCTGCATCCGGAAGCCGGCAGCGAAGGCGAGAAGTACTTCCTCGAGCTGCGCGACACGGTCGCGCCGGGCCGCACCGACGTCACCACGTGGCCGGACCTGCTCGATCTCGACGAGCACCGTCAAGTCCCGATCAAGACAGCGGCGTAA
- a CDS encoding tyrosine-type recombinase/integrase: MSISAYIGDLELFGAFLAGAPVNESPHGKLWPRLSTATTRQVRQFVQELTGTRGYKPSAIRRKLAALRSFYGFLGRVRKREDNPAADVGRPVRGKLTPSVLNEREASILLRTSPEYGVQWLKSRDRAIMEMLYATGVRRAEIAALNVEDVDLESRTMRVIGKGRRQRLVVFNQTTADALRTYLGVRPRSLDSALFSGRTRRRLSPRHVWEIFNRIYKTSKLRVKASPHKLRRFFAVHVLERGVSPINVQELLRHEGPPATQVYADVSSEHNKQLEVSG; this comes from the coding sequence TTGTCGATTTCCGCATACATCGGAGACTTGGAGTTGTTCGGAGCTTTCCTCGCCGGCGCTCCGGTGAATGAATCTCCACATGGCAAGCTTTGGCCGCGATTAAGCACGGCGACCACCAGGCAGGTGCGACAATTCGTTCAAGAGTTGACCGGGACCAGAGGATACAAGCCATCGGCGATTCGACGCAAACTTGCCGCATTACGCTCTTTTTACGGCTTCTTGGGTCGCGTGCGCAAGCGTGAGGACAACCCTGCTGCTGATGTTGGGCGTCCAGTTCGAGGCAAGCTCACACCAAGCGTCCTAAACGAACGGGAGGCGTCCATCCTGCTGCGGACGAGTCCCGAATATGGGGTCCAGTGGTTGAAGTCCCGGGATCGGGCCATTATGGAGATGCTCTACGCCACCGGCGTCCGGCGCGCTGAGATAGCGGCGCTCAACGTCGAGGATGTCGATCTAGAGTCGCGGACCATGCGAGTGATAGGAAAGGGCCGGAGGCAGCGGCTGGTCGTCTTTAATCAGACCACGGCGGACGCACTTAGAACCTACCTAGGTGTGCGGCCACGGTCCCTCGACAGCGCGCTTTTCTCAGGCCGCACGCGTAGACGCCTCAGTCCGCGGCATGTTTGGGAAATTTTCAACCGGATCTACAAGACGAGCAAGCTCCGGGTAAAGGCAAGCCCCCACAAGCTCAGACGTTTCTTTGCGGTGCACGTTCTAGAGCGCGGTGTCAGTCCCATCAACGTTCAGGAGCTTCTCCGCCACGAGGGCCCACCCGCGACCCAGGTCTACGCCGATGTCTCTTCTGAACATAATAAACAATTAGAGGTCTCAGGATAG